atttcaacataCAACAGGACTTCACTATTcatatttagattattttgtttatgaTTATCTTTTTTGCTTCAATGTTGCATTGTTGTTGATTTACACACATTCTAATGACTTTTTACCTGAAGGTGGGGCATTCTGTTCTACACTGTTGTTATGTCAACTGtttgtgtcaataaaaaaaagttaatttagaAATAATTTTTAGGTGACACAGTGAACacactttgaaatctgaaaatcctctcAGGCATCAGCCAAACTTTAAACCATGACTGATCAACACAAAAGAGAATCAATAACATATATTTTAGCTTTTCTGTGAACATggtgataaataaaaataataataatcagtccacttcattttatacatatagagacaaacaaccatccactctcacacctacggtcaatttagagtgtccaattgacctaaactggagaaggagaacatgcaaactcgcatgcagaaaggtccttgttccgaCCACGtcttgaacccaggtcttcttgctgcaaaggcaacagtgtgaactactacaccaaccgtggGGCCCTGAAATAAAAACGTATTATATTAATTTAAGCGGTAGAtaacggatggatggatttatATTGAATGAGCCGGCCTGCAGTACCGTCACGGCCCACTAGGAGGCCGCGGCCCACAGTTTGGGAATCATCAGGTGTCCCATGTGTTATGCCTccctcctttgtgtgtgtgtgtgtgtgtggaatgggCGGTCACTCTCTCACATAAGGGAGAGTTTTCCTTCAAAAACCTGTTGCGCTCTAAAACCTGAGTACAAAACTTCCGTGGATCCTCGTGACTGTCCACTGACTGCGTGTCCATTGCGTCCTCTCACTGACTGCGCGTCCACTGCGTCCTCTCACTGACTGCGCGTCCGTGGACAGATGGATCACACAGAGAGTGGAGATGAGTCCTGTGAGGGAAACACCGAGGACCTGGACAGCGTCAAAGCGCTCACGGAGAAGCTGAAGCTGCAGACGCGCAGACCGTCGTATCTGGAGTGGCAGGAGCGGCTCCAGAGCGGACCGTGGAAGGACAACTGCTCCGCCGGTGCAGACGGTGCGGGACCCGCGGTCATTCTGCGCAACGAGAACTCACAGCTGGTTGTGCGCAACATCTGCGGCTTTGACACCATCGATGACGCGTTGGAGTTTCTGAGAAAAGAGCTGGTAAGTGTTgctttatgactttatttcacCAACTGTGAAactgacatttgagaacatcatcatttccacgtttggtcaacactgatcaacatttttcatcactGTCTGACATTTTAGTGACCAAACGAgtattcgattaatcgagaaaataatctgcaggttaattgattgtgaaaataatcgttagtccTAGCCTTGAatggaattaaaataaaagcaaaaatccaataacacaaaataaaaaaacgaataaaacaaatgaataattatcagctttgtttttttttgacaaatgtaTTAGTTTAGAGTCAGCATTTTCAATACGCTTCAAATCTGGTTCTCGATCCAGATATTGACCAAAATACACAGTAACACTGAAGTAtaattacatgtttgtttgtttttaagcaaTACTGACATTCTAGAAGttattgtaatttaaaaaaaaaactgaaggtaAACTGAATCCTGTATCTGGATCATTTGGAACATTTGATCAAAATAATTTTATAACGTTTTACGTAAACAGAGCAGACACTGctacaaaaacacaatcatCTTAAAAGGTTTCATGTGTCAGTAATTTGCTCTGCATCAGCGGCCACACTTTAATTCAAGGCATCACCACAGTGACCTCATGCAGTCCTGCTAGTCTAAATAACAACACAGTTTTGAAACAACTTGAAAGTCTGTTCGCTCAGAGTCGTGCAGGCTCTTGCTGCCCATATATTGCACAAGTCAGTGATTAACACCCTCTAATGAGCAGATTAAACTGGGATTAAAACAGTCAGGGAGTGCAAACCTCTGCCAGTGTCTGTGTATGGATCACAATCATCTCCTCCTTCAGCCACAACCTAGAGTGCATGCCCGGAAAATGGAATCAAAATATGTTGTTAACTTTTTGCATTATGCTGCTCATAACCATGATAAATAAACAGACATGTGGCAATTGGTGGTAAGAATCTGAACAGTTGTGATGCCTTTGCAACTTCATCGGCGTCACATGCAACCAGGCTTCTGtgggacgataccagctgtcaataacactgtggtgctttattgtctattttccgtttattgggaacatcatttacaaaatgtacaaattgtcatgttctattgaagaatgacactagattagattagattcaactttattgtcattgtgcaGAGTACAAAGAAATGCAGTTTGCGTCTAACCAGAAGTGCAGAAAAGTACAATTGGGTATTCAAGTATTGACAGTTGGTACAGAAGGTGGTTTAGAGtaatatgaattaaaaacataccttaccttattataaatatggCTGCGTAATATGAGCAATGTATGAATAAACATGTCCAGATATGTGCAATGTCGTAGCAGTTACATTATAATAGTAGCAAGAATAATATGGATGTTTGCAGTGTATTAATAGAATATTATTATAAGAAGGGTTAGGGTCACTAGAAACTAATGCCGTGTTTTGGCTTCAGGAGAATTTTATTCATGATCTCTGTAAAGATGACAGCTTTGGTGGAGataataaatgtcataaatcCACATAGTTCACACTCGTCTaaccctctgctgcctcctcagCGGGAGATGCAGGTGCAGGACAACCGTCTGGCCCGTCAGCTGATCGGTCTGCGCGCGGAGATCCACCGGCTCAAAGTGGAGCAGGTGTGCGACCGCCACAAGGAGATGCTGGACGACGCGTCGTACGAGCTGGAGGAGTGCGACGAGGAGTCGGACCTGCTGTGTGACATCCCCATGAAGGCCGCCTTCGCTCTGTCCACCCCACTGAAACACCTGGGCCTCACCAAGATGAACATCAACTCCAGACGCTTCTCACTGTGTTAAACTCTCTCTGCATTTCATCACTGCCTCTGTGCTTGTATGGACACATTATCACCAGGTTATTTCCTCCTCTGAAGATCTGGAGTGCCAGATACCAGTGCCAGcagtcaaaatgaaaataacgaCATGCACGAGGAAGCTTCTGTGTGCAGACCTGTATATGAACACTCCCTTAATGCCAGCACACCCTCTTGCTGGATAGAGTCTGCACTGTAGTTACACAGTTTAATGTGAACCCAAGTAGAATAGACTGATTTAGGTCAATGGTAGTTAGGGTTTGGGAAGTATAAGATACTGACACATAGACAAGTGTGCTTTTAGGCCTCACCTGATAAAAATCTACACATGCTTTGAATATCATGAGGATATGTTTACCATGTTACCTCGCCATTAGACAACAGCCCTTTACTCGTTCACTGAGGTAAAcgcaaacaagcaaacaaacgaCACTGTCAACAGAGGATCAGCAACCTGCGGCCGCAAATGTAaacttgtaaatgtaaaattgcTAAGGTTTTCAGTTTAATAAAAGAATGTAAAATTAGAGATATGGtccaatctaatccaatccaactttatttataaggcactttaaaaacaacaacagctgaaaacaaagtgctgtacatcagagataaataaaatataaaaacatgagacctaatagacctaagaacaaacaataaaacatacaagtaagaatgaaaaagaaaagataaaaccAACTTCTCATATTGGgttgaaagccaaagagtaaaagtgTTAGTACGTCATACAACCACACCATTAAATATACCTTcaactgaaataataataatatataaaaagacatttaaagctGGCATGTCTGATCTATTCCAGCCccttcacattaaaaaacaatgttcagCAACAGTTTTCCCCTTCCATTAAATTTGAAGTAACGCATTCCAGTTGCTCATCAGTAAAAcaaagcagagaggaagtgagagaCTCGTCTTCTTCTCACACAGCAGACACCACTGCAGTGACAGGACTCAGGAGGCTGCTCCACGTCGCTGAGCAGTGACCAAATGTCTTCTGCTGTAAAATGATTTGTCACATGTAGACGTTTCTCTTGTTGATATTGTGTGAAATGATGACATGAATAatctgtgtatatactgtatatgaatttTGAGTTCTAAGTTGTATTTCCTTGGAATAaactttaaagtttttaaagacAAATTGTACAATCCGCTAATCTTTGGGTTAATGCTCCTTCATGGTCCGCACCATGTCATCCGTCCATGCACAGTAAATCTATTCTTTCCTTTCCCACGAGACTTATGAGACGTACTGCATGAACGCCTCCCTGGAGGCGTGTGCAGAACCACAGACATTGTCGAGAGATAATTAGTCGAACAAGGAAACTGAATATGCTTCAGCGAGGCCCTGAGTGTGATCTCCGTGCAAAGGCGTGACGTGACACCATGATATTGTAAAGAAGCGTTATATGGAGAGTGCTATGACACCTTCAGGCTGTATTCTGTGCTGAAAAGCTTTTCCTTTGACCTTTTCCCCACATTATAGCACATAATATGAGCAGAGAGCGGTTTTAGATGGAAGATAGTGCGTGATATATGAGTTAGTTAAATACCGTTTATGTACACAAGCAGAGATTCGCAGCAAGCAAAGAGCCCTAGTGTGCACTCGCTCACATGAAGGAAGGAGGCCAACACCTGGATTGTGAGGCGGGAGGTAGTTGGGTCTGGAAAATGTTCTGCTCATTGATAGCATCTCAATCTGATTGCGTAAGAGAAAGTGATTTCCAGCCACATTTGGATACAGTCACAGCTGTAGGGCGACGGTATTACCATCGCAAACTGTCACACGCTCCAAATACGGCAAAGACACTGTCACTACATCATGAGTGCGTGTTGAATATGTGCCCTCTTATGTTGTCGTATTGAAATCAGCTCagtaacaaacaaagaaaaggccTCTGCAACAGTCCACTCTCTGGGAAAAAGTGAAAGTACTTGCTCAAAGGTTCCGAACGCACAAACTCTGGCGGCTTTCACCGCAAGCGAGACGCATCTTTTTGCCATGAGAGTCGTCTGAGCACATATTTCTCTGCACTTCCTGTAATGTTTGGACTGACTTCCTGCCGGCGTGTGCTCTGTTGCAGCAGCCATTCACCACAAGAAGAAGAGATGTGGTCCACAGTGAGAGAATCGTCGTCAGAGCGCAGTGGAAAACGCTCAGGTTCGTGGGGCGCCATCGTCTGACATATACATGTGATTTCTTGTCTCCTCTCGTGGGATTAATGTGACCACAGTTTGGCCTCCATTCAACAGAGATGCATTTATCTGATTGCTCATCACCTCACTCATAAATTTATCATAACATAACACACCAAAGGTCTATTTTAAAAAGGGTGGACTGGCCACAGAATAACACAAACCACAAGTCTGAGGGACAGAAATAGCCTTTGTTGTGTTGACACTTCATCTGACTCTTGAAACAAGATTCACAAACGAGCGTCTCAGTCGAGCAAAGCCTCCTTTTCCTAACTGCGCTGGAACGTTCACGTCTGGGCTGAGGTGCTGTCCTGACCTCTTTACCATGGAGCCTGTAACGTTCccttctgctcacacacagctgcaaaGTATAAGCACCTGTTATAAGTCTGCAGAGCAACCCTCAACCTTTCAACGACAGgaaactctgtgtgtgcgtgtgtggttgtgtgtgtgtgtgtacatgctaCAGATGCCACATCAGAACTTACCTAGCAGTGGGTTAGTTATAATAAGAGAAGCGGATGATGACATCCTCACACCTCTAAGCTCTGGCAGTGAGAAACTCACTTAAAGTGAAAtatctctttatttaaaaaggaaaaaatgtggaaaatgacCATTTAATTCAGAATATTTCTGTGGCGACAGCTGATGTCTGACGTTGTTGGACGCTTAAAGAGACGGTTTCATATTTCACACGGTGAGTTTCAAACTTGTGATTctttcaagttaaaaaaaatattattttcctgtcatcattaaaattattattattataattatactgtgtgtgttacaaCAAATACCCTACATACAATGAATGGAAAAAAGATGGTTTTGAAATATTCTGAACATTAAAACCAGAATGGAACAAAAACCATGTGCAGATATAACGTGTTATCTCATGTGAAGCCTAACTTAGTCTTTGTCTTCACTTCATTTTGTACAAATACTGGCTGTTTTGTTGTCCGTGCTGATCAAACCTAAGAAAACAATAACTTAGAAAATAAGTTAAGCTTTGTTATTGTAATGGATTACAAAGTGTGTGATTGAAATAGAacatttgtgttaaattaaAGCAACAGGATGTGAAATGCAAATACTTTACATGAGGAAATAAATACTTGTGATGCCACAAAAGGAAAATTCACAACATATGTCATATTTTCCTTTCCTGTAGAGTTGATTCTTTTTATtggatgttaaaataaaaattattattattgttattattataataattataattattaaccAAGAGGCTTCACTGCCAACATTGGTGCGTTCAGTCAGATGTCTTTGTTCAGTCTTATCTCACTCACGATGAACATACTGAAAGTATTTCAGCTGCAACCCTTAAAAAGCAGAGGGCAGCCCCTCAGTGGAAAATGctgactttgtttgtgtgactcCCCGAGTACAGAACACAAGTCGTAGGAGTGCTGATCATTTAAATAGAAAGGGGGCGAGAGGGGTTTCACTTATTACCAGGTCAGGCCTCTCCAGACTTTTCTCACGGCTCTGATCCTCACGGGACGGACGGCTGCTGCGATTAGCACACTGACCCCTGCGCTGTGAGAGCTCCAATGTTGGGCCTCAAGCGAGCTTTAGAAAGGCCGCTCTGTGCAGCGCAcgacaatacaatacaaagcACGTGCCAACGTCGGATTGTACCAGATTAGTATTTGGTACAGTTTTATAAAGAGCCCACGAATCAAAGTCTACACCAGAGTCGGCGCACGTACGAGCCCGGGATTATTTGCAGCACAGAAAGTTCTGCTGATGGTTGTGTAGTTGAGTGTTGCACGTCTGTGCAGGAAGAAGGAGGTTGAAAAAGCCACCATTTTGAGGCGATGCCGTCAGTCACATACGATAtcaagagggggaaaaaaactttttGTGTATTTAGCTGCGACTACAAACATTAAAacgctttcatttatttatttttgttactcAAAATCCAACACTTTGAAAATAACCGTAGATCGATACCACGGCGAGGCCTTATATTCCAAATAAAAAATGGTGAGTTATATTCCCGTGGAATTGAGTCATTATTATGAATGCCTTAACAGAAAGGCTACTCGTGcaataaactgtacatttacattagTGAAATATACCTATATCATTTCCCATGTTCAACCTTTGTTTATACTctaaatatcaagtccatattctggaaactgtctacattctacattctattttaacttgtttttgttaatatctttatatagtgtacttttttttgtaatgcatgtttataatttattattttcatctttactgtctttcccccaatttccccactgcgggacaaataaaggactatcttatcttatcttatcttatcttatcttatcttatcttaaaccGCTTGAAAAATCTCCACTGCAGAAAAAATGGGATGTAGCTGCAGTTCAGATTTTTCGGACACCGACTGGATTGAGAACCTGGATGAAATCTGTGAACACTGCAACTGTCCTATACCTCCCCAGTCATGTAATCCAGTAagttattaccattattattattattattattattatcatgataatatattaatttatatgTACACATTATGTGTCTTTGACCACATCGCAGTGCTTGTGTGCAGCTTGGTCTGAATACTGTAGGTTTTCTGTGGCTGACAGTGAATGACCACACGCACAATGACCTGACCACGCTCGTGTTTTACAGTTTAACAGTGGGCGTAGTAGTGGTCTCTTCTCTTGTACGTGTCataaaagttgtttgttttctctctgtgcgTCATCACATGGACCTTTAGTTTGGAAATACACAGGACAAAAGCACCTATATGTGCTGCAGGACACAgagaccctaaccctaacccttttattatgaattttttattctttttttcattttgacaaaCTGTGCTGTTTCCATGTTAACTCATTGCACTTCTTCTCCTGAAATCTCTCTCTGGAAACCCAGTACACAGATCAGCTGATTCCATATGCGTCACAGCATTCGCCTCCTACATCACCTTTACCAGGTAAATGAGATAAAggatatttttgtgtgtgtttctgtgtctctatACCACAATAATAGAGGGGGCCAAAATTAAAAACTGGGCCCAATTTGAGGGCCGGATGAGGTCAAATAAGAACAAATCATTTTCCATTGTCCATTTCCATCTGTCTTGCCTGATTTCctccgctgtatttcagtagaaCATCACAAACAGACCTGTAGTCACATGTATCTTAGCCAATTATTTGCTATTGGCTGAGCCCCATTATAACCCCCCCTCTGGTTccggctctgtgttttcaaagtccacatttaatttgaGTTAACTTGATAAGTGTGGTGCTAATCAGTAAATCAGtgggaaaaaagcagaaaagacaTATTATCTcacgggccttgagtttgacacctgtgccATAATATGTGACACAACTTTACTACACTATGAAAAACACAATGGTTGCTATCGGCatgtgcagctgtgcagtgttgACACTGTAACATCCGTAAAGTCcattaattataatatttaacATACGTACTATGCATTTGAATCCGTCCACAGATGTATTCATGCTGGTTTTGACGCCGCATGTCCTGCTGTTGTGCTCAGTCAGGCGTCTTTTACaagattttaataaataatcaaattgaTTCGTCTCTGTAGGAATTTGCTCGTAtatttatgacctttttgcaacAGTTTGGATTGTTagtttatttgtataatgtCTGTGCAGGACctactttttcttttgtcagtaaaataatgctgtcttttcttttctcttttctttatttagagAGAATTTAAATTGTATAGGTGTTTACCTGTGTGCTGCTTCAGGGGCTCCACATCCCCCCACCATGCTCCGTATCACCTTTCCTCTCTTGCAGTGTTATATTTCTGTTCTCGGGTAAAAAAGCGAGTCATTGTTAGCTATACAAATCCTTGTTGTTCCTTCTGTGACTTGGACTCTGAACCTGAAACCTTTATCTCTCAAAAGGTGGAATGAAAATGTCTATCTCCTTCTTTGCGACTAAAACATAACTATTTATTCAAATTAgaccccacgaccctcatgtgacgatcaagcggtagaagatgaatgaatgaatgcatgcatTTCTCTTGCAGACAACCTCGTGGTGGCCATCTACAGCTATGAACCCACCCATGATGGCGACCTGGGCTTTGAGAAGGGAGACAAACTCAAAATCCTCAACAAGTGAGTGgctgacaaacacaacacagcactgaAGTGAAATCTGGTAAAGCTGCTTCCACCGAGGCATAAGAACATTTCAGTCGCCACACCACTTCCTGTGAAAAGTGTCAGAGAGAGGTGTTTGCAGCACAAGATAGCCCCGGTGCATCTTCACCGGCTGTTTGTTTGGCCATTATTTTACATCCTCTAAAATAAACCCACGTCATCCAGGTGCACAACAGGGACAACACTTCCAAACAAATTTTGTCCAGGAAGATAGCTGTTATACAAGTTTGACATGTTCTCACCCCatgtttcctccctctctctctccctctctctctccctctctctctgtctctctctttctttctttctttcctgtcaacacttaaaaaaacagccATGTGATTACTTTTATGGGTTTGAAAAGGAAACATTGTAAGGACAGGAAACACAAACCAATAATCATGAGGTTTTAATTTAACTGATGGTAAAATGAAAAGGtaacattatatacagtatatgtgacaAAATGTAAAGTTACATTCAGCTACTATAATGCTAAATGTGCAGTCCCTGGGTACGTGATAAAGTACATGACTAAATAAGGTCCGGTGTGTAACAGAAAGTAGgagttataattattataattattattattattattattagattctACAGGAATAAGCCTTTCATCAGTACTTCAGACGTCATGATCATGAGCAGACAAACCGAGCTTACTCCACAAACAAGAAAAGAACAACATCCTCTCTGTTGCACTTGGGAAAGGAGTCATCTTTATGCATCACTAATTCtaacacactgcacctttaatcaCAACGCGTATTTCCCAATTCCTGGTTATTACTgtgacaaatgaaataaaaatataattcacTTCTTATTTCTGTGTTGTTCCTGATAAACTTCACAGTCTCAGTCTCGTACAGTGCCATGTGAGACCAGATATATGCGGTTCATTTCATACGCTGATCGTTTACATTGCAAAGAAGCTCCTTTGCCTTTGGGGGCCTCTTTGAGACGGATTTCTGGACGTATAGGTTTCATTACAGAGTCGTATAAAAGGGTTTCTGGACGGCTGTAAGGGAAATTCACAGAGCTGTAACTGAACTCGCGCTGGTgtcgttgttttgtctcttttgacgTCCATGCAGGAACGACCCGGAGTGGTTCTTGGCGGAGTCACTCACCACGGGCCAGCAGGGCTACATCCCTCACAACTTTGTTGCTATGACAACAGTGGAGACTGAACCGTACGTCAAACAGgaaactataaaaaaatatacaacacCATCTCATCTCACAGAGTGCATGCTTGGGTCCCTGGGGAACGGGAAGTGGTGaagtcaaatgtgtgtgtgtgtgtgtgcgtgcgtgtttgtgtgtgcactgcaggTGGTTCTTCAAGAACATCTCTAGAAACGAAGCCATGAGGCTCCTCCTCGCTCCTGGGAACACGCAAGGCTCCTTCCTGATCCGAGAGAGCGAGACAAGCGCAGGTGAGCATCAAAGCTTTGACTAAAGGAGACACCTTTGTCTGCAACTTTGTGTTTGGCACGACAGGCTATTCAGTGGAAAATGGGATTGTCGGttttcaaacatcaaacatcaaccaaacaaacaatacaaactGTAATACATGGGTGTAATTACCACACGAGTGAGCTCATGCTTCGATCTATCTCAGTCTTGTAATTACTCACTGATTCCAACTTCCGCTCTTTCACTTAGAAATAtactactcaagtaaaagtactgttctaAAAATGTGCTCAAGTTAAAGTCAAAAAGtaacttgtttaaaatgtactcagagtaaaagttacttagttacttttttttaacacagttctgtcttgtgttgttgcaaaaaggacaagggaacacaaatctcacattatctcagtcaacatgggtcaaaggtcacaaatgctttaactttctgacttaacaccaattcacctgtccttcacctgtcctcatcactcacctatcctcatcattcacggCCAGTTTCCCAAAAAATCATACCACGCTAACATGCTAAACTGAGATAATCAACATCATAAACACCCTTTTTTTGTTCCCATGAGGTGTGGAGTCAACAGTTAATGACAAAATTCACACTCCTGCTGCAGTCATGACTCAGTTATAGGCGTGGCACACATAATTAATGtgtaaaagacaaataaaaaataatatttatgactttatttcacggcatttcaaaataaaagtgtttgttttgatatggaacgataaataCTTCACAATATGAACATAAATCATACAGacataactcattataacttgattaTTAAATGGCGAGCTGCATGAAATTGATGGCGGGGAGTTTCAGGGCCTCTGTGACTGAAGCTTGtgcctcctctctgctgtaGGGTCCTACTCCTTGTCAATCAGAGACTTGGACCACAACACAGGTGAAGGAGTCAAGCACTACAGGATCCGCAACCTGGACAACGGCGGCTTCTATATCACGGCCAAGATCTCCTTTATCTCTCTGAAGGAGCTGGTCCAGCATCATTCACGTACGTACACGGCCTCTTTAGGTCTGATCTTAAAGATTGTGTAAGGCTGGATCTTTAACccttgtctcctctctctctccctctctgccgtCCAGGTGATGCAGGCGGACTGTGCACAAAGTTAGTGAAGCCGTGTCAGTCGAGGGCCCCGCAGAAGCCCTGGTGGCAGGACGAGTGGGAGATTCCTCGCGAGTCCCTGAAGCTGGAGCGCAGACTCGGAGCAGGGCAGTTTGGAGAAGTCTGGATGGGTGGGTAACGGAGCAGATTAAACCATTTAGCACGGGCTCAGTTGTGGacttgactgtgtttctgcCAGAAAGGCTTTAACCAAGGCTTTTCTGCAGCGTCTGCATGAACAAGTCTTTAATTATAGACT
This genomic interval from Solea solea chromosome 18, fSolSol10.1, whole genome shotgun sequence contains the following:
- the fam167b gene encoding protein FAM167A, whose amino-acid sequence is MAKRKGTGLLTKVLLVLFPGWYTTPQVQMDHTESGDESCEGNTEDLDSVKALTEKLKLQTRRPSYLEWQERLQSGPWKDNCSAGADGAGPAVILRNENSQLVVRNICGFDTIDDALEFLRKELREMQVQDNRLARQLIGLRAEIHRLKVEQVCDRHKEMLDDASYELEECDEESDLLCDIPMKAAFALSTPLKHLGLTKMNINSRRFSLC
- the lck gene encoding tyrosine-protein kinase Lck isoform X1, whose translation is MWSTVRESSSERSGKRSEKMGCSCSSDFSDTDWIENLDEICEHCNCPIPPQSCNPYTDQLIPYASQHSPPTSPLPDNLVVAIYSYEPTHDGDLGFEKGDKLKILNKNDPEWFLAESLTTGQQGYIPHNFVAMTTVETEPWFFKNISRNEAMRLLLAPGNTQGSFLIRESETSAGSYSLSIRDLDHNTGEGVKHYRIRNLDNGGFYITAKISFISLKELVQHHSRDAGGLCTKLVKPCQSRAPQKPWWQDEWEIPRESLKLERRLGAGQFGEVWMGIYNNDRKVAIKNLKMGTMSVEAFLAEANMMKNLQHPRLVRLFAVVTQEPIYIVTEYMENGSLVDYLKTTEGSSVAMNILIDMAAQVADGMAFIEQRNYIHRDLRAANILVSHELICKIADFGLARLIEDNEYTAREGAKFPIKWTAPEAINYGTFSIKSDVWSFGILLTEIVTYGRIPYPGMSNPEVIQNLERGYRMPKPDNCSDGLYNVMDECWKESPEDRPTFEYLRSVLEDFFTATERQYH
- the lck gene encoding tyrosine-protein kinase Lck isoform X2, with product MSDVVGRLKRRFHISHEKMGCSCSSDFSDTDWIENLDEICEHCNCPIPPQSCNPYTDQLIPYASQHSPPTSPLPDNLVVAIYSYEPTHDGDLGFEKGDKLKILNKNDPEWFLAESLTTGQQGYIPHNFVAMTTVETEPWFFKNISRNEAMRLLLAPGNTQGSFLIRESETSAGSYSLSIRDLDHNTGEGVKHYRIRNLDNGGFYITAKISFISLKELVQHHSRDAGGLCTKLVKPCQSRAPQKPWWQDEWEIPRESLKLERRLGAGQFGEVWMGIYNNDRKVAIKNLKMGTMSVEAFLAEANMMKNLQHPRLVRLFAVVTQEPIYIVTEYMENGSLVDYLKTTEGSSVAMNILIDMAAQVADGMAFIEQRNYIHRDLRAANILVSHELICKIADFGLARLIEDNEYTAREGAKFPIKWTAPEAINYGTFSIKSDVWSFGILLTEIVTYGRIPYPGMSNPEVIQNLERGYRMPKPDNCSDGLYNVMDECWKESPEDRPTFEYLRSVLEDFFTATERQYH